In Ornithorhynchus anatinus isolate Pmale09 chromosome 5, mOrnAna1.pri.v4, whole genome shotgun sequence, the DNA window tgtgggtGGAGAACATAacagggccgagaactgaccctcgagggactcctacagtgagtggatgggaggggggaggaggagcccccgaaggagactgagaatgagcggccagagaggtaagaggagaagcgggagaggacggagtccgccaagtcaaggtgagataaggtgtggaggagaaggggatggtcgacagtgtcataggcagctgagaggtcgaggaggattaggattattaattattctgatatttttaagcacttattatatgccaggcactgtgccagacctagtggctagagctggggcctggaagtcagaaggacccgatttctaatcccgtctctgccacttgtcctctgaatgactttgggtaagtcacttcacttctctggacctcagaaaaatggggattgagactgtgaggcccatgtgggatggggacctcgtccaacccgattagcctgtatctaccctggtgctcagtacagtgcctggcacattcattcattcaatagtatttattgagcgcttagtatgtgccgagcactgtactaagcgcttggaatatacaaatcggtaacagatagtaagcacatagtagtggcacataataagcgcttaacgaatagccccccaccaaaaaagtggctgaattgggattaaaacccaggtccttctgactcccaggcctgagctccacccactaagccatgcaggttTTATGAAGTTAGTGAGAAATGAAAGCTCACGGGTCCCTGCCTGGTCTCAGGGCCTTCTCCCCGCCACCGGCCCTCATttgaaaccttactgaaagcccatctcttcctagaaggcttccctgattgcgcccaccttttctcttctcccactcccttctgcgccgccctgactcgctccctttcttcatcccgccctcccagctccacactcaTTTGTGCCCatatccctcctttctttctttctttctttcttctttctttctttctttctttctttctttctttctttctttctttctttctttctttctttctttctttctctctctctctctctctctctctctttctttttctttctttctttcttttctttctttctctttctttctttcttctctctctctctctctctttctctctctctctctttctctctctctctctctctctctctctctctctctctttctctctctctctctctctttctctctctctctctttctttcttttttctctctctctctcccttccttccttccttccttccttccttccttccttccttccttccttccttccttccttccttccttccttccttccttccttccttccttccttccttccttccttcctgtctctctctctctctttctctctctctctctctctctttctttcttttcacatctgtctccccctctagactgtcagctcgttgtgggccaggagCCTTTCCATTATATCGTTCTGTCTTACTCTTCCAATCGCTCGGTCCAGTACTCCGCACActgtaaagcgctcaataaaggcgattgattgactgactgcccagcTGGGCCTGCCAGCCTTGACCCTGAAGCCTCGAGTGTGGCGAGCGGGTTTCTAGGCCCAAGTATTTGGGACAACCGCCTCTCCAGACGAAGGCCCACCATGAAGCGGGTCATTATtgattcaatactatttattgagcgtttactatgtgcagagcactgtactaagcccttggagtgtaTAATTCATTATGGCAGAGGCGGGCGGCCTCCCGGCCTGTGACCTCTGCCCCCTGGATGAGTTTTGGGAAGTcagaggggggcgggaggacccCGCTATTTCGGGGGGCGGGCTGTGTTCTGTGAGAAAGCGCCAGCTTGCCTCGACCCTGGAGTCTTCCACGATGCCCCGTTCCTCTCCGACGACTCTTCCTCTCTAACTGAAgtggggttgatgatgatgatgcacgtCACTCCCTGCGTtaataaacctccagtggttgcctatcaacctccgcacgaaacaaaaacttctcactctgggcttcaagactctccatcccctgacctcttcctacctcacctcccttctctctttccccttcccaccccgcacgctccgctcctccgccgcccacctcctcaccgtcccccgttctcgcctgtcccgccgtcgacccccggcccacgtcctcccgctgtcccaaaataccctccctcctcacctccgccaaactcactctctccccctcttcaaagccctacttagagctcacctcctccgagaggccttcccacactgagcttccccttttccctctgttgccccttttcccttcccttcaccttccctcagctaagccccctttccccccccctttccctctgctcctcccccctcctttcccctcccctcagcactcagctcacttgtatatattgttttattaccctatttattttgttaatgaggtgcacatccccttgattctatttatcgtgataatgttgtcttgtttttgtttcattctgtttgttctgctgtctatctcccccgattaataatgataatgttcgtatttattaagcgcttactatgtgcagagcactgttctaagcgctggggtagatacaggggaatctggttgtcccacgtgaggctcacaggtaatccccattttccagatgaggtaactgaggcacagagaagtgaagtgactctcccacagtcacacaggctgacaagtggcagagtcgggagtcgaactcatgacttctgactccgaagcccaggctctttccactgagccacgctgcttcccgtgtggaagactgtgagcccgccatggggtagggattgtctctgtctgttgccgaattgtacattccaagcgtctagtccagtgctctccacatagtaagcgctcaatatatactattgaatgaatgaatgaatgatgatggtatttgctaagcgcttactacgttctggGGCGCCGGCGCCctgtccatcccttcctctccccttcagtcaatcagttgtatttgtgggagcagcgtggctctgtggaaagagcccgggtttgggagtcagaggtcgtgtgtatctatcccagtgcttagcacagtgcttggcacatagtaagcgcttaacaaataccatcaccatcatttattgatgcttactgtgtgctgggcactggactgagcgcttgggagaggacagtgtagtaataaaaagaaacattccctactcacCATCTTGGCCGGGCCGTCTGATCCGTCTGCAGCTTTCCAGTGTGTCTGACccgcatctccccctccccttctctccttcctcttcccccacccctccactttcccttcctaccccttccccaccccgtcctcttccccctctcccacccctttccttttctcttcccttttcccttccccgtcccaccctttcccctttctcttcccttttccctccttccaccctttccccttcccctttctcttccctttcccttccccccttccatctcttctcctttctcccccccccacctcttcccctttctcttcccccctttcccctttctcttcccccctcccaccccttccccttcccctctgctaccccttcccctttctcttcccctttcccttgccctctccctttctcttcccctttcctttcccttctcccagccaccccttcctctttcccctctcctatcccttcccctttctcttcccttttctcttcctctccccctttctcttccctttcctttcccctctcccaccctttcccctcccccttcccccccttccccattctcttccctttcccttccctttcccccttcctttccccttcctctcttccatcttttcccctttctcgtcccttttcctttcccctctccctttctcttcctttatctCTTCCCGTCTCCCacccaccctttcccccttccaacccttcccctttcacttcccttttcccttcctcctctcccatccctttcttttccccttcctcttccccttccccccccttccgttttctcttccctttcctctttctctcccccctcccccaactcgcccccttccccttccggaGTGGGAACTCCCTGTGGGCCAGGAGAAGGACTGATCCAATAGCCTTGCACCTTCTCCCAGCCCTGAACACAgcgccttgcacaaagtaagtgtctaCAAAATGTCAGAAACCATAACAACAGtgaatccttgtgggcagggggttgcTGATAAGCGCCTTCCACgcacaagtcagtcagtcaatcgtatttattgagcacctactgggtgcagagcactgtactaaacgcttgggagagaacagcacgaTAGGGCTTGTAGGCGTGGCCCCCGTCCTCCAAGAGtttaccatttactgtgtgcggagcactgtactaaacgcttgggagagaactgtacaatagaattcattcattcaattgtatttattaagcacttactatgtgcagagcactgtactaaacgcttgggagagaactgagcagcgtggctcagtggaaagagaaggggcttgggagtcagaggtcgtgggttcgaatcccagctctgccactcgtcagctgtgtgactgggggcgagtcacttcacttctctgtgcctcagtgacctcatctggaaaatggggatgaagactgtgagccccacgtgggacaacctgattgccttgtgtctcccccagcgcttagaacagtgctctgcacatagtaagtgcttaacaaataccaacattattattattattaattctgtgagtctcacgtgggacaacctgatcaccctttatctaccccagcgcttagaacagtgctctgcatatagtaagcgcttaacaaataccaacattattattattattattacaatggagttaattcattcattcaaccgtatttattgagcacttactatgtgcagagcactgtactaaacatttgggagagaagggtacaatagagttcattcattcattcagttgtatttattgagcacttactgtgtgcagaacactgtactaaacgcttgggaagtacaattcagcaacaaatagagacaatccctgcccacaacgggctcacagtctagaaggggggaataaattatggtattcgttaagcgcttactgtgtgccaagcactgttctaaacgctgtggcagatacaagctaatggggttggacacaatccctgtcccagatggggctcacagtcttcatccccattttacagaggagggaactgaggcacagagaagtgaagtgacgtatcgaggtcacacggcagacacgtggcggagccaggattagaacccaggtccttctgacacgatccactaagccgtgctgctgagTTCGTAGACGtggcccctgccctccaagagtttaccatctactgtgtgcagagcactgtactaaacgtttgggagagaacaacagcgTAAAATTCATGGAGTTCCGGTCTTCtaagagtttaccatctactgtgcatagagcactgtactaagcgtttgggagagaacgaaACAATAGATTTCTCCGACACAACCccggccctcaaagagtttatagtccattatgtggagagcactgtactaaacgtttgggagagaacaaaacaatagATTTCTCCGGCACAGCCctggccctcaaagagtttatagtccattatgtgtagagcaccgtactaaacgtttaggagagaacaaaacaatagATTACTTCGACAcagccctgctctcaaagagtttatagtccatgatgtgcagagcactgtactaaacgcttgggagagaccgCTAGCGTAGAATTCATAGAGTTCCGGTCCtttaagagtttaccatctattgtgtgcagagcactgtactaaacgtttgggagagaacaaaagaataGATTTCTCGGGCACAGGCTCTGTCCTCAAAGAATTTatagtccactgtgtgcagagcactgtattaaacgcttgggagagaacttagtagacacagtcccggtcttcCAAAGTTACAgtctactgggtgtagagcactgtactaaacgcttgggaaacaACAATACGATAGAGTTCATAGATGCAGTCCGGGTCCTCGAAACGTTTACAgtcccctgtgtgcagagctctgtactaaacgcttgggaacttAGTAGACCCAGTGctggtcctcaaagagtttacagtccttcgtgtgcagaacactgtactaaacgctggggaacgTAGAAGACGCATTCCCGGTCTTCAAAGAGTTTtcagcccactgtgtgcagagctctgtactaaacacttgggaacttAGTAGACAGAGTTCCGGTCctcagagtttacagtccatcgtgtgcagagcactgtactcaacgcttgggagagagcagtgcaATAGATTTCACAGACACGGTCCTGGTGCTCAAagagttttacagtctagtgtgggcagagcactgtactaagcggttgggagagtaagagAAAATTGGGACAAattgtgtgggcagagcactgtactaagcggttgcgAGAGTACGAGAGTGGGTAAGCACtattcccgccctcaaggagatcCCAATGCTCTGAGGGCCTGGAACGGAGAGTTGGGATGTTGCCAGGCGAGACCTCACGTTTCTGAAGTCGTGAAGAATGACCGGctagtggggagacagcaaattattattattattattattattattaaggtatttgtgaagcgcctactgtgtgccaagcactgttctcagcgccgaggtagatgcaaggtgataaggaggtggtcccccgtggggctcccagtcttcatccccattttccagatgaggtcactgaggcacagagaggtgaagggactgacccaaggtcgcacagccgacaggtggcggaggggggattagaacccacgacctctgactcccaagtccgggctcccgCCACTAGGCTTGAGCGTGGCCCAACAGTTGATAGCAGGCATTCATTCTTGAGAAGCCGcgaggctcggcggaaagagcccgggcttgggagtcagaggtcatgggttcgaatcccggccccgccgctcgccaggtgtgactgtgggcaagtcacttcacttcctctgcgcctcagttccctcatctggaaaatggggatgaagactgggagccccacgggggacaacctgatcaccttggatcccccccagggcttagaacagtgctttgcacagagtaagcgcttagcagataccaaccttattattcttTAAAGGGTAAAGGACAAGGAGAAAATTGGGACAAATTTACAATATCAccagcatttcctgagcacctgtTGGGTGTggagtattcactcattcatccattcgatggtatttattgagcgcttactgtgggccggtcactgtactaagcgttcggaaagCTCGATGCAGTaaaaaagagaggcaatccctgccttaCAATGGGCTTACACGgagggagcagcacggcctagagggtagagtccgggcctgggagccagaaggacctgggttctaatcccccctcagccgtgacctccggcaagtcacctcacgtctctgggcctcgtcaTCGGAAAAAAGAGGACGAAGCCCTGGGCCCCGCTTGGGAtcgggactgcgtccgatctgctCGTCGCCacgccggcgcttaggacggtgtccGGCACCTAGTCGGCGCTCGGCAGATACCACGGTTGTTATCATTTCCCCTCGGCGTCGCCCTCCGACCCGCGGCCTCCGTTCGCGGCCTCGCCTTCGGTGACCCCGGCAGCGTGGAGGGGCTTTCTGGGCGGCGTCGGGCTAGGCCGGAGCGTCCTCGGGGACGGTCACTGGGCCCCGAGGAGGACGAGGGTCAGCAGGGCGAGCGCGGCGGGCGGGCCCGGCGGTCCGGGCCGCGGCGCCGGCCCCGTCGGGAGCGCCGGGCCGCAGTCCCGGAGGGCGCAGAGTTCTTCGACCAGCCTGAGGAGCACCCGGACGTGGACGTCGCTGGCGTTCCCGCCGGCCGTCAGCTCGCCCCGGTTGGCCTCGTGGGTGGCGTTGACGCAGTCCCCGAAGAAGGCCTCTCTGGTCCCGTTGGCCGTCGGGCAGTCCGGGTAGACGATGGCGTCGGGCAAGAGCGGGTAGTTGGCCTGGTAGTAGCCGTTGCCCTCGGGCCCGAAATCGACGGAAAGCCTCCCGCCTCGCCGGATGAAAGTCCCCCGGGctcccgccgggggccggggggccggagagtCGGGCCCGGCGTTGGACGGGGGGGGTTTCCGGCCGGCCTTGTTCCTCGGCCTCGGCccccgagcctggagggaggacaggtcgcCGCTCAGCAGGACCAGGAAGACCAGGAGCCACCGggctcctccgctcctcctcctcctcctcaccgtcatCATCCTGGAAAACCGAGAGAGGAATAAGAGGGCGAGgggttaataattacggtatttgttatgcgcttactatgtgcagagcaccgttctaagcgctggggtagatacagggtcatcgggttgtcccacgtgaggctcaccgttaatccccattttacagacgaggtgactgaggcaccgagaagtgaagtgactcgcccacagtcacccagctgacaagtggcagagcggggattcgaacccatgacctctgactcccaagcccgggctctttccactgagccacgctgctgggttaGGGCGCGGTCGGCCGCTGAGGGGTTAGGGCCGGGTCTGGGGGAAGGAGCCCGGCTCTGGGAGCCGGGAAATGTGGGGTCCaatgatgctaatgatggtaggggaagcagcggggctcagtgggaagagtccgggtttgggagtcagaggtcatgggttcgaatctccgctctgccactcagctgggcgacggtgcgtggctcagtgggaagagcccggacttgggagtcagaggttatgggttcgaatccccgctctgccacctgtcagctgagtgactgggggcaaggcacttcacttctctgggcctcagttccctcatctgtaaaatggggatgaagactgggagcctcatgtgggacaacctgattgccctgcacatagtaagcacttaacaaataccaacattattattaacttctctatgccttagttacctcatctgtaaagtgggtattaagactgtgaacctcatgtgggaaaatctgatgaccctgtatctcccccagcgcttaaaacagtgctctgcacatagtaagcacttttaacaaatataataacgttggtatttgttaagcgcttactatgtgccgagcactgttctaagcgctggggtagacacaagggaatcaggttgtcccacgtggggctcacagtcttaatccccattttacagatgagggaactgaggcacagagaagtgaagtgactcgcccacagtcacacagctgataagtggcagagccgggattcgaactcatgacctctgactccaaagcccgtgctctttccactgagccacgatatcaacattattattattattgttattattatttgaaaggcccttactttgtgccaggcactgccctaagctctaggcactgtaccaagcactgtgctatttacatatatatatcgtttattaccccatttattttgttaatgaggtgtccatcccctcgattctatttaccttgatgatgttgtcttgtttttgttttgttctcttttgctctgtcatccgtctcccccgtttagaccgtgagcccgtcactgggcggggatagtctctatctgttgctgaattgtccattccaagtgcttagtacagtgctctgcacatagtaagcgctcaataaatactattgaatgaatgaatgaaaggacatcaAGGTTCTAGCCCCATCTTTCAGGCGgacagtcctatttactgagcgcttagggggATTCTAGACtccgagcccgttgtcgggtagggagtgtctccatctgttgccgcactgtacttcccgagcgcttagtagagtgctctgcgctccgtaaatacgatcgaatgaatgaatgaagattgtgaacccctcgtgggccgggccggagactgtgtctgaccccatctgcttaataatgttggtatttgttaagcgcttactctgtgcagatcaccgttctaagcgctgggggagatacagggtcatcaggttggcccacgtgaggctcacggtcctcatccccattttacagatgagggaactgaggcccagagaagtgaagtgacttgcccacagtcacacagctgacaaatggtggagccggggttagaacgaccacgacctctgactcccaaacccggggtctttccactaagccatactgcttgtgtccactgcagtgcctggcacataataagcgcccacTAAATGCCATCATTGAATAGCACGGGATATTCCCAGCCCAGGGCATAGCACCGACTTCTCAGGCCAGGAAATAGCCAGGGAatagtgctctatccagtatgccgttgagcgctgactatgggataggcactgttcgaagccctggagtagatacagagtgatcagactggacacaattcatgtcccccatggggctcacggcctcaatccccattttccagatgcgggaaccgaggcccagaaaataataataataatgatgttggtatctgttaagcgcttactacgtgtcctaagcgctggggtagatacagggtcatcaggttgtcccatgtgaggctcgcaggcttaatccccattttccagatgaggtcactgaggcccagagaagtgaagggacttgcccaccgtcacccagccgggattagaacccaactccttctgactcccgagcccgggctctacccactaggcctccatctctttgtcccacgaggggattagatgggggcggggagccgggctTCTCCCGGCGCCTAGGAATCTCACCCTCCGGTGAACGGGGGAGGTGAAAATAACAGCTTGTCTCGCATTTTTAATTTTTCCCACGTGCTCTGACCTAACGATCTCATCTTCTAACAGTCGCCCTGGGAAGACGGGAGAGGAGGGTGGTaattatccccactttaccgagGGGGAAacgtgaagctcagagaggttaatggtaataataatcatcataattatagtatttgttaagcgcttattatgtgccaagcaccgttctaagcgctgggggaggtacaaggtcatcggcttgtcccacgtttggctcacaggcctcatccccattttacagatgaggccactgaggcacaaagaagttcagcggcttgcccaaggtcacacagcagacaagtggcggagctgggattagaacccacgacctctgattcccaagcctgcactctttctgttacttctctgggcctcagttccctcatctgaaaaatggggatggagactgtgagccctacgggggacgggggctgcgtccaacctgattaacttgtgtccaccccagcgcttagtagagtgactggcacataggaagcgcttaaccaataccgtttaAAAATACAAAgctaaacaaaagaaaacaaaaaagcacAATAAGGGAAAAgcggaagcagcatagcatagtgggtagagcccgggcctgggcgtccgaaggtcatgcattctaatcctggctctggaacctgtcagctgtgtgaccttgggcaagtcactttacttctctgtgcctcagtgacctcatctttaaaatggagattaagaccgtgagccccacgcaggatggggactgagtccaaccccatttgcttgtatccaccccaacgtttagtacagtgccagacacgtagtaagcactgaccagataccatcatcaacgtggctcagtggaaagagtgtggtcttggcagtgagaggtcatgggtttgaatcccggctctgccacttgtccgctgtgtgactgtgggcgagtcgcttcacttctctgggcctcagtgacctcatctggaaaatggggattaactgtgagcctcaggtgggacaacctgatgaccctgtatctacccccagcgcttagaacagtgctctgcacatagtaagcgcttaacaaataccaacattattattattattacttcgcgaCTCATCCGTCCTTTGTGTAGGAATTTCTTCGCCCCCTTAAACCCCTTCGAACGGAGGCCTTTTCTTTCGAACCGCAGCCTCCTCTCCCTGGTTACCTCGAAGCCCCGACTCCCAGGGAAAAGAGATCGAACTCGCTTTCTAGGAACCCGCAGAACCCGGACAATATTTTCCCAAACCTTTTCAAAAACGAACGAGGAGTCCCACCTCCAGAGAGCGGCTTGGCGCCCACACCCTCGTAAACGATCCTAATGAGATAATGGGCCCATGAGGGAGGTATTTATGAGCAAAAATGGGAGCTGGCGAGCTAGCGCGACCAATTAATTTTCAAGAGCAAAGGAATCAACTGCAAAGATCCCTCCTTCGAAAGAGGCGGGAAGCCCAAAACATCAAAATGCGAAACGCTTGAAGGTTGGATATTTTTCGATTAAAGAGAGAAGGCGGCTCCTGCTGGTTTCGTAACCACCCTCCAGAGCagatgtgggttaaatgaaaaaTCTCCCCTACTTGAGCGTAAAACACCAGATTCACACCACACCCCCAATTCCTGCCATTAATTTGGAAAGGGAATTaatttggaaagagaacagaatttGGGACAGAAgcaatagtccagtgctctgcacagagcaagccctcaataaatactattgaacgaataaatgaataataataatgtgggtatttgttaagcgctcgctatgtgcagagcactgtcctaagcgctgggggagatccaaggtcatcaggttgtcccacgtgaggctcacagtcttcatctccattttgcagatgaggtaactgaggcacagagaagtgaagtttgttaccgatttgtccattccaagcgcttagtacagtgctctgcacataataagtgctcaataaatactattgaatgaatgaagtgacttgcccacagtcacacagctgaaaagtggcagagctgggattcgaacccatgacctgtgactcccaagcccgggctctttccactgactcacgTTGCTtctttatgaatgaatgaaagaggcagtgtggcctagcagaaagggcctgggctggggagtctgaaggacctgggttctaatcccggctccgccacttgtctgctgggggaatctcgggcaagtcacttcattttgctgggcctcggttccctcatctggaaaatggggatgaagtcggcgagccccatgtgggacagggcctgtgtccagcctgattaacttgaatttaccctgatctctagactgtgactttgttgtgggcaggaatgtgtctgtctgttgttatattatcctctcccaagcgcttagtacagtgctctgcacacagcaagcgctcaataaatacaattgctaaagtgtctggcacatagtaagcgcttaaccaagaccacaAAAAAAGAGAAAGCCTACCTAAGCTGCTGTCTGTAGTCGGGTATTCATCGGAACTgcagggttttttgttttatggtgtttcttaagcgcttactatgagccaggcactgtactaagcgtagacatgagatgattgggttggagacaatccatatcccacatgaggctcacggtcttgaggaacagcgtggcttagtggcgagagcccgggtttaggagtcagaggacatgggttctgatcccggctctgccactggtcagctgtgtgactttgggcaagccacatcacttctctgggcctcagtgccctcatctg includes these proteins:
- the PRND gene encoding prion-like protein doppel; the protein is MTVRRRRRSGGARWLLVFLVLLSGDLSSLQARGPRPRNKAGRKPPPSNAGPDSPAPRPPAGARGTFIRRGGRLSVDFGPEGNGYYQANYPLLPDAIVYPDCPTANGTREAFFGDCVNATHEANRGELTAGGNASDVHVRVLLRLVEELCALRDCGPALPTGPAPRPGPPGPPAALALLTLVLLGAQ